A genomic window from Vitis riparia cultivar Riparia Gloire de Montpellier isolate 1030 chromosome 18, EGFV_Vit.rip_1.0, whole genome shotgun sequence includes:
- the LOC117905376 gene encoding RNA-binding protein 1-like isoform X2 gives MAEQVKLFVGGVSGAITEGLLRDYFSKYGTVVETYIRRDSGRTPRGGFGFVTFADAASLSRALQDQQQHFIQGQRVEVKRAMNKGQRNLDGSGNNNFTSKKIFVGGLSSNLTEEEFKNYFERFGRITDVVVMHDSATRRPRGFGFITFESEESVEHVMQNNFYELNGKRVEVKRAVPKEANNNNKNGYNMRMGGGRGSSFPLHGQNLPYAPAPGYEIFPGYFPYSGYGCIENYCYAATSMYPGGYFMGENAGIDYGRTPFQHPWNGPGSLGSAIMYPPYSSGRNMVAGSSNGLVGPRTSSRSQADATPTPSQNDSSLEDANGNFNPPSLALNNSVGGKLGIVCNGEAPNSAGENSGPHSLKDDGAVSSPLKEDGSEFSSHLKVDCAASPSDSKDDGTVSPSDSFDGAAPPDTKDDGVASSSDSHDNGSTCSLNTSTDNLKCNGAASNSSYDIQNQNDIDEQLKPSPDCDSS, from the exons GACTACTTCAGCAAGTACGGTACTGTTGTGGAGACTTACATTAGAAGGGATTCTGGGAGAACGCCTAGAGGGGGCTTTGGATTTGTTACTTTTGCTGACGCTGCTTCCCTCAGTAGAGCTCTCCAGGATCAGCAGCAGCATTTTATACAAGGACAAAGG GTCGAAGTGAAAAGGGCGATGAACAAAGGTCAGAGAAATTTAGATGGTAGTGGCAATAATAATTTTACGTCGAAAAAGATCTTTGTTGGAGGGCTGTCATCTAATCTAACAGAGGAAGAATTCAAGAATTACTTTGAGAGGTTTGGTAGAATTACGGATGTAGTTGTGATGCACGATAGCGCTACTCGCCGCCCGAGGGGATTTGGGTTCATTACTTTTGAGTCTGAGGAATCCGTTGAGCATGTTATGCAGAATAACTTCTATGAGTTAAATGGAAAGCGTGTGGAGGTGAAGAGAGCCGTGCCAAAAGAAGcaaacaacaataataaaaatggttATAATATGAGGATGGGTGGTGGAAGAGGGTCTTCCTTTCCTCTGCATGGGCAGAACTTGCCTTATGCTCCTGCTCCTGGATATGAGATTTTTCCAGGTTATTTTCCTTATTCAGGATATGGCtgtattgaaaattattgttatgCTGCAACTAGCATGTATCCTGGTGGTTACTTTATGGGAGAGAATGCTGGAATTGACTATGGAAGGACACCTTTTCAGCACCCTTGGAATGGCCCTGGATCTCTTGGCAGTGCTATCATGTATCCTCCATACTCAAGTGGTAGGAACATGGTTGCTGGTTCGTCTAATGGGCTTGTAGGGCCAAGAACAAGCTCTAGATCACAAGCTGATGCGACCCCAACCCCATCTCAGAATGACTCTTCCTTGGAGGATGCTAATGGTAACTTCAATCCTCCCTCTTTGGCCCTGAACAATTCAGTTGGGGGAAAGTTGGGTATAGTTTGCAATGGTGAAGCTCCTAATTCGGCTGGGGAGAACTCTGGACCTCATTCTTTGAAGGATGATG GTGCTGTTTCTTCACCTTTGAAAGAAGATGGTTCTGAATTTTCTTCGCATTTGAAGGTTGATTGTGCTGCATCTCCTTCAGATTCAAAGGATGATGGTACTGTTTCTCCTTCAGATTCCTTTGATGGTGCTGCTCCTCCAGATACGAAGGATGATGGTGTGGCTTCTTCTTCAGATTCGCACGACAATGGTTCTACTTGTAGCTTGAATACAAGCACTGATAATTTGAAGTGCAATGGTGCTGCTTCTAATTCTAGTTACGAcatacaaaatcaaaatgatattGATGAACAACTTAAGCCTTCCCCTGATTGTGATTCTAGCTGA
- the LOC117905376 gene encoding heterogeneous nuclear ribonucleoproteins A2/B1-like isoform X1 has protein sequence MAEQVKLFVGGVSGAITEGLLRDYFSKYGTVVETYIRRDSGRTPRGGFGFVTFADAASLSRALQDQQQHFIQGQRVEVKRAMNKGQRNLDGSGNNNFTSKKIFVGGLSSNLTEEEFKNYFERFGRITDVVVMHDSATRRPRGFGFITFESEESVEHVMQNNFYELNGKRVEVKRAVPKEANNNNKNGYNMRMGGGRGSSFPLHGQNLPYAPAPGYEIFPGYFPYSGYGCIENYCYAATSMYPGGYFMGENAGIDYGRTPFQHPWNGPGSLGSAIMYPPYSSGRNMVAGSSNGLVGPRTSSRSQADATPTPSQNDSSLEDANGNFNPPSLALNNSVGGKLGIVCNGEAPNSAGENSGPHSLKDDGAVSSPLKEDGSNMVCNGEAPTSAGENSGPHSLKDDGAVSSPLKEDGSEFSSHLKVDCAASPSDSKDDGTVSPSDSFDGAAPPDTKDDGVASSSDSHDNGSTCSLNTSTDNLKCNGAASNSSYDIQNQNDIDEQLKPSPDCDSS, from the exons GACTACTTCAGCAAGTACGGTACTGTTGTGGAGACTTACATTAGAAGGGATTCTGGGAGAACGCCTAGAGGGGGCTTTGGATTTGTTACTTTTGCTGACGCTGCTTCCCTCAGTAGAGCTCTCCAGGATCAGCAGCAGCATTTTATACAAGGACAAAGG GTCGAAGTGAAAAGGGCGATGAACAAAGGTCAGAGAAATTTAGATGGTAGTGGCAATAATAATTTTACGTCGAAAAAGATCTTTGTTGGAGGGCTGTCATCTAATCTAACAGAGGAAGAATTCAAGAATTACTTTGAGAGGTTTGGTAGAATTACGGATGTAGTTGTGATGCACGATAGCGCTACTCGCCGCCCGAGGGGATTTGGGTTCATTACTTTTGAGTCTGAGGAATCCGTTGAGCATGTTATGCAGAATAACTTCTATGAGTTAAATGGAAAGCGTGTGGAGGTGAAGAGAGCCGTGCCAAAAGAAGcaaacaacaataataaaaatggttATAATATGAGGATGGGTGGTGGAAGAGGGTCTTCCTTTCCTCTGCATGGGCAGAACTTGCCTTATGCTCCTGCTCCTGGATATGAGATTTTTCCAGGTTATTTTCCTTATTCAGGATATGGCtgtattgaaaattattgttatgCTGCAACTAGCATGTATCCTGGTGGTTACTTTATGGGAGAGAATGCTGGAATTGACTATGGAAGGACACCTTTTCAGCACCCTTGGAATGGCCCTGGATCTCTTGGCAGTGCTATCATGTATCCTCCATACTCAAGTGGTAGGAACATGGTTGCTGGTTCGTCTAATGGGCTTGTAGGGCCAAGAACAAGCTCTAGATCACAAGCTGATGCGACCCCAACCCCATCTCAGAATGACTCTTCCTTGGAGGATGCTAATGGTAACTTCAATCCTCCCTCTTTGGCCCTGAACAATTCAGTTGGGGGAAAGTTGGGTATAGTTTGCAATGGTGAAGCTCCTAATTCGGCTGGGGAGAACTCTGGACCTCATTCTTTGAAGGATGATGGTGCTGTTTCTTCACCTTTGAAAGAAGATGGTTCAAATATGGTTTGCAATGGTGAAGCTCCTACTTCGGCTGGGGAGAACTCTGGACCTCATTCTTTGAAGGATGATGGTGCTGTTTCTTCACCTTTGAAAGAAGATGGTTCTGAATTTTCTTCGCATTTGAAGGTTGATTGTGCTGCATCTCCTTCAGATTCAAAGGATGATGGTACTGTTTCTCCTTCAGATTCCTTTGATGGTGCTGCTCCTCCAGATACGAAGGATGATGGTGTGGCTTCTTCTTCAGATTCGCACGACAATGGTTCTACTTGTAGCTTGAATACAAGCACTGATAATTTGAAGTGCAATGGTGCTGCTTCTAATTCTAGTTACGAcatacaaaatcaaaatgatattGATGAACAACTTAAGCCTTCCCCTGATTGTGATTCTAGCTGA